The following are encoded together in the Bradymonas sediminis genome:
- a CDS encoding RDD family protein — MSPLRRPTGTDRALRKSAGLRYRAPALLIDALVALPVISLAYALGIFDSRLFKVPDDWFWSEWILGFWLDERQVILAPLISWWGLSIVIATIAEALDSRSLGGRFFGLVVSDKSGFKIGPQLAIWRGLGALLNSLSLGLGYLWILVSNHRRGWHDGVSGTLVLRDRVGEAPEDTL; from the coding sequence GTGAGCCCCTTGCGCCGACCGACCGGTACAGACCGCGCTCTTCGAAAGAGCGCCGGGCTTCGCTACCGCGCCCCGGCGCTGCTCATCGACGCGCTTGTCGCCCTCCCAGTCATCTCGCTCGCCTACGCGCTGGGCATCTTCGATAGCCGCCTCTTCAAAGTCCCCGACGACTGGTTCTGGAGCGAATGGATACTCGGGTTCTGGCTCGACGAGCGCCAGGTTATCCTCGCCCCGCTCATCAGTTGGTGGGGGCTGAGCATTGTCATCGCCACCATCGCTGAGGCCCTCGACTCGCGCAGTCTAGGCGGACGGTTTTTCGGCCTTGTTGTCAGCGATAAATCGGGGTTTAAGATTGGTCCGCAACTGGCGATCTGGCGCGGATTGGGGGCGTTGCTAAATAGCCTGAGTTTGGGGCTTGGGTATCTTTGGATTCTGGTGAGCAATCACCGTCGCGGTTGGCACGATGGCGTCAGCGGCACCTTGGTGCTGCGAGATCGCGTTGGCGAAGCCCCCGAAGATACGCTATAG
- the glnA gene encoding type I glutamate--ammonia ligase, which produces MSANSVTSIKEAIKFAEANDAKMIDLKFLDFPGTWQHLTIPAHRLDEELFEQGMGIDGSSMRGWQSIAASDMQVRPDPTTARMDPITKLPTLSFICNVFDPITDQPYSRDPRYIAQKAENHLKETGIADTAFVGPEAEFFIFDDVRYDVTPYSSFYAVDSQEGAWNTGRNEGPNLGYKLGYKRGYFPVPPYDSLSDLRGEMAMTLEKAGIVVDVHHHEVATAGQSEIGIKYNSLLKSADDLQWFKYIIKNVARRHQKTVTFMPKPIHGDNGSGMHTHFSLWKGGKPLFPGERYAGLSDTALHFIAGILDHAPSLLAFTNPTTNSFKRLVPGYEAPIKLAYSSRNRSSAVRIPMVQSSPASKRIEFRTPDPSSNGYLAFAAILMAGLDGIERQLDPGDPVDKNIYNLPPVEADKIPSAPASLEEALACLVEDHDYLLRGDVFTEDVIESWINYKFENEIEPTRLRPTPLEYKLYFDI; this is translated from the coding sequence ATGTCTGCCAATAGCGTCACATCGATCAAAGAAGCGATCAAATTTGCAGAAGCAAATGATGCAAAAATGATTGACCTTAAATTCCTGGACTTCCCCGGAACCTGGCAACACCTCACCATCCCCGCACATCGCCTCGACGAGGAGCTCTTCGAGCAGGGCATGGGCATCGACGGTAGCTCGATGCGCGGCTGGCAGAGCATCGCCGCCTCGGATATGCAGGTGCGCCCCGACCCGACCACGGCTCGGATGGACCCGATTACGAAGCTCCCGACGCTCAGCTTCATCTGCAACGTCTTCGACCCCATCACCGACCAGCCCTACTCACGCGACCCGCGCTATATCGCGCAAAAAGCCGAAAACCACCTCAAAGAGACCGGCATCGCGGATACCGCATTTGTCGGCCCCGAGGCTGAGTTCTTCATCTTCGATGACGTGCGCTATGACGTGACGCCCTACTCCTCGTTTTATGCCGTCGACTCTCAGGAAGGCGCCTGGAATACCGGGCGCAATGAGGGGCCAAACCTTGGCTATAAATTGGGCTATAAGCGCGGTTATTTCCCCGTACCGCCCTACGATAGCCTCAGCGATTTGCGCGGCGAGATGGCGATGACGCTCGAGAAAGCCGGCATCGTCGTCGACGTCCACCATCATGAGGTGGCGACCGCCGGGCAGTCCGAAATCGGCATCAAATATAATAGCCTGCTCAAGAGCGCCGACGATCTGCAGTGGTTCAAATATATCATTAAGAACGTCGCGCGCCGCCATCAGAAGACCGTCACCTTTATGCCCAAGCCGATTCACGGCGACAACGGCTCGGGTATGCACACGCACTTCAGCCTATGGAAGGGTGGCAAGCCCCTGTTCCCCGGCGAGCGCTACGCGGGCTTGAGCGATACCGCGCTGCATTTTATCGCCGGTATCCTCGACCACGCGCCCTCGCTGCTCGCGTTCACCAACCCGACGACCAATAGCTTTAAGCGACTCGTCCCGGGTTATGAGGCGCCGATTAAGCTTGCATACTCCAGCCGAAACCGCTCCTCGGCCGTGCGTATCCCGATGGTCCAGTCCAGCCCTGCCTCCAAGCGTATCGAGTTCCGTACCCCGGACCCGAGCAGCAACGGATACCTGGCGTTCGCCGCGATCTTGATGGCTGGGCTTGACGGCATTGAGCGTCAGCTCGATCCGGGCGACCCGGTCGACAAGAATATCTATAATCTGCCGCCCGTTGAGGCCGACAAGATTCCGAGCGCGCCGGCGAGCCTCGAAGAAGCCCTCGCCTGCCTGGTCGAAGACCACGACTATCTTCTGCGCGGCGACGTCTTCACCGAAGATGTCATCGAGTCGTGGATCAACTATAAGTTTGAGAACGAAATCGAGCCGACTCGACTGCGCCCGACGCCGTTGGAATACAAGCTCTATTTCGATATTTAA
- a CDS encoding P-II family nitrogen regulator, whose amino-acid sequence MKKIEAIVKPFKLDDIKDRLDEIGIHGMTVTEVKGFGRGGGKAPVYPGAEYVIDFVPKMKIEIVVADELVHPAIEAIMEAARTGHVGDGKIFVSTIDEAFRIRTGESGPEVLS is encoded by the coding sequence ATGAAGAAAATTGAAGCTATCGTCAAACCCTTTAAGCTCGATGATATTAAAGACCGCCTCGATGAGATCGGCATTCACGGGATGACGGTCACCGAGGTGAAGGGATTTGGGCGAGGCGGCGGCAAGGCGCCGGTGTATCCGGGCGCTGAATATGTCATCGATTTTGTGCCGAAGATGAAGATCGAAATCGTGGTCGCCGACGAGCTCGTTCACCCCGCGATTGAGGCGATCATGGAGGCTGCGCGCACCGGACACGTCGGAGACGGAAAGATCTTCGTGTCCACCATCGACGAGGCCTTCCGCATCCGCACCGGTGAGTCTGGGCCGGAGGTGTTGAGCTAA
- the trxB gene encoding thioredoxin-disulfide reductase: protein MTDLKKEVYDVTIMGSGPAGLTAAIYAARANLSPVLFEGSQPGGQLTITTDVENFPGFADGIMGPDLMIAMREQALRFGTEMHMKSITKVDLSQRPFPITLEDGTTFRTHTLLIASGARARLLGLESESKLMGHGVSACATCDGFFFGGKELAIVGGGDSALEEAIFLTKFATKVTVIHRRKELRASQIMQDRAKANPKIEFLWHREVIEVIGDKENGVSGLKLLNKQTDDVEDFRVDGLFVAIGHIPNTEFFKGQLEMNDDGYIITKPDSTRTSVPGVFAIGDVQDWTYRQAITAAGTGCMGAIDAERDLESIEEIAQHRTEQWD, encoded by the coding sequence ATGACCGACTTGAAAAAAGAAGTTTACGACGTGACGATTATGGGCTCCGGCCCTGCCGGCCTCACCGCGGCGATTTATGCCGCCCGCGCGAACCTTAGCCCGGTTCTCTTCGAAGGCTCGCAGCCCGGCGGACAGCTCACGATCACCACCGACGTGGAGAACTTTCCGGGCTTCGCCGACGGCATCATGGGCCCCGACCTGATGATCGCCATGCGTGAGCAGGCGCTTCGTTTCGGCACCGAGATGCATATGAAGTCGATCACCAAGGTCGACCTCTCTCAGCGCCCGTTCCCCATCACGCTCGAAGACGGAACGACCTTCCGCACCCACACGCTGCTCATCGCCTCGGGCGCCCGCGCGCGTCTGCTCGGCCTGGAGAGTGAGTCCAAATTGATGGGCCACGGCGTGTCGGCATGCGCGACCTGCGACGGCTTCTTCTTCGGCGGAAAAGAGCTCGCCATCGTTGGCGGCGGTGACTCGGCGCTCGAAGAAGCTATCTTTTTGACCAAATTTGCCACCAAGGTCACGGTTATCCATCGTCGCAAAGAACTGCGCGCCTCGCAGATTATGCAGGACCGCGCCAAAGCCAACCCGAAGATCGAGTTCCTCTGGCACCGCGAAGTCATCGAAGTTATCGGCGACAAAGAGAACGGCGTCAGCGGCCTGAAGCTGCTGAATAAGCAGACCGACGATGTCGAGGATTTCCGCGTCGACGGCCTCTTCGTGGCCATCGGGCATATCCCGAACACCGAGTTCTTCAAGGGCCAACTCGAGATGAACGACGACGGCTATATCATCACCAAGCCCGACTCCACCCGCACCAGCGTCCCCGGCGTCTTCGCCATCGGCGACGTGCAGGACTGGACCTACCGCCAGGCGATCACCGCCGCCGGTACGGGCTGCATGGGCGCGATTGACGCCGAGCGCGACCTCGAGTCCATCGAAGAAATCGCGCAGCATCGCACCGAGCAGTGGGATTGA
- a CDS encoding 50S ribosomal protein L11 methyltransferase: MADELENWYRLTLLVDAAGGDHAAAILWEHEVGGVEMYDAETYAEDQSIPPVPDGTNRLIAYIEQDSPEQAEQSRDAIVASLTESGLPPISVQFGSFTDTSWQTAWKDFFKPTVMSKRAIVGPPWEEFEAPEGGTKIVIEPGMAFGTGTHETTQLCGEKIDRLLGEADSPQSLLDVGCGSAILSMIAARLGAAPVFGVDNDAHAVEVAKENLEVNQLGGAIDLSTRELSTFDETFDIVVANILTPILISLRDDLIARVRPGGTLLLSGITDVQVDSIREAFVGSELRELDLAQKGEWVCFELQRVSA; this comes from the coding sequence ATGGCTGATGAACTCGAGAATTGGTACCGACTTACGCTCCTGGTAGACGCCGCAGGCGGCGACCACGCCGCTGCGATTTTATGGGAGCACGAGGTTGGCGGCGTGGAGATGTATGACGCCGAGACCTACGCCGAGGACCAGTCGATTCCGCCCGTCCCCGACGGGACCAATCGACTGATCGCTTATATTGAGCAGGATTCGCCCGAGCAGGCCGAGCAGTCGCGTGACGCCATTGTGGCGTCGCTCACCGAGTCGGGACTCCCGCCGATTTCGGTCCAATTCGGCTCCTTCACCGACACGAGCTGGCAGACGGCGTGGAAGGATTTCTTCAAGCCGACGGTTATGTCCAAGCGCGCCATCGTTGGGCCGCCCTGGGAGGAGTTCGAAGCGCCCGAGGGTGGCACCAAGATCGTGATCGAGCCGGGCATGGCCTTTGGCACCGGCACCCACGAGACCACGCAATTATGCGGCGAGAAGATCGACCGCCTGCTGGGCGAGGCGGACTCGCCGCAGAGCCTGCTCGACGTTGGCTGCGGCTCCGCCATTTTGTCGATGATCGCCGCGCGCCTGGGCGCCGCCCCGGTATTCGGCGTCGACAATGACGCGCACGCCGTCGAGGTCGCCAAAGAGAACCTCGAGGTCAACCAGCTCGGAGGCGCCATAGACCTGTCGACGCGCGAGCTTTCAACCTTTGATGAGACCTTCGATATCGTGGTCGCCAATATCTTGACGCCGATCCTCATCAGTCTTCGTGACGACTTGATCGCGCGCGTTCGCCCCGGCGGAACGCTGCTGCTTAGTGGCATCACCGACGTGCAGGTCGACTCGATTCGCGAGGCCTTCGTGGGCAGCGAGTTGCGCGAATTAGACCTCGCCCAAAAAGGCGAATGGGTGTGTTTTGAATTACAGCGAGTAAGCGCGTGA
- a CDS encoding 16S rRNA (uracil(1498)-N(3))-methyltransferase, giving the protein MSNPSESYKQDVVPAKRRAPLDSDEMPATGRVGESFELPDRVTHYLTDVLRMQAGECVDLFDGSGRVILAEILGGDSERLQVCIRDDRMRLQSESPCAITLVQAMPKGKRFDLILEKATELGVARIIPLESRRTVVKIPEAKIDKKLTRWERIIEGGARQCRRNITPELGPAMNLGQAIESLQGIPNFVAHTAPGLASLPEILGADAARSSSADFASHPSVALWIGPEGGFDEAEIATLLDKGAHAFHLGPRVLRAETASLVGLSLIQAYLGDLA; this is encoded by the coding sequence GTGAGCAATCCATCCGAGTCCTACAAACAAGACGTCGTTCCGGCCAAAAGGCGGGCGCCTCTCGACAGTGACGAGATGCCCGCTACCGGGCGCGTCGGTGAGTCTTTCGAGCTGCCCGACCGGGTGACGCACTACCTCACCGATGTGCTGCGCATGCAGGCAGGCGAGTGCGTCGACCTCTTCGATGGGAGCGGACGCGTCATCCTTGCCGAGATTCTCGGCGGGGATAGCGAGCGACTGCAGGTCTGCATTCGCGACGACCGAATGCGCCTGCAAAGTGAGAGCCCCTGCGCGATCACGCTGGTCCAGGCGATGCCCAAGGGAAAGCGCTTCGACCTGATCCTCGAGAAAGCCACCGAATTGGGCGTCGCGCGCATCATCCCGCTGGAGAGCCGTCGCACCGTCGTTAAAATCCCGGAAGCGAAGATCGACAAAAAGCTCACGCGTTGGGAGCGCATCATCGAGGGCGGCGCGCGTCAATGTCGCCGAAACATTACCCCGGAGTTGGGGCCCGCGATGAACTTGGGCCAGGCGATTGAGTCGCTACAGGGTATCCCGAATTTCGTGGCACATACCGCCCCCGGGTTGGCCTCATTGCCCGAGATTTTGGGCGCAGACGCCGCCCGCTCGTCCTCGGCGGACTTCGCCTCCCACCCGAGCGTTGCGCTTTGGATTGGACCAGAGGGAGGCTTTGACGAGGCCGAAATCGCCACGCTTTTGGACAAGGGCGCGCACGCATTTCACCTCGGGCCGCGGGTCTTGCGCGCCGAGACCGCAAGCCTCGTGGGTCTTTCCCTTATTCAGGCCTACCTGGGAGACCTCGCGTGA